In Methanobacterium sp., a genomic segment contains:
- a CDS encoding heavy metal-binding domain-containing protein: MPTSNKNFFIEKRWALLAILLGTTLGFISAIICIAWNLIIFGFNIMYIVSPLLAGIVETTIARKKYGKSTGAISALFTFLLINGYGWFGPGLIFPKEPVTLSLITIIAIILTIQAAFPIFVNHILFVLVPGIFTRIIRILVRTPSEMILKPLETEGKEIDRQADEIFLDELTVPLVSIPDVNGEKIKSYIGLVVGESITQEKEPEKRLLKILKMIEPAQLEDMNLGEARKGAISCMLENAELMGANAVVEVLIDYVSMGGLQGSVTIVTATGTAVIVEDGRVMEKISEDGEKLSENSVPLLGEEIVYKVNENVSGGGESITKKDEQINGYINHTASTDDLSSETDLLQDEQSHQLISDFELSTRDEFGEELEKRFLNVLEDLEDIGKSHEREYTNRKINPRENITKLVNKSEYARRIAMKIKEEIVGKEVVDVNALVIGKVRDVEVNFETKTLEAFIVGGGGFLEGLGSSKNDVRIPQDMVIAIGDKILVKTENQSTI; the protein is encoded by the coding sequence TTGCCAACTTCCAATAAAAATTTCTTTATAGAAAAACGCTGGGCACTACTAGCTATACTCTTAGGAACCACATTAGGTTTCATTTCAGCTATTATCTGCATAGCATGGAATTTGATTATTTTTGGATTCAATATCATGTATATTGTATCCCCATTACTTGCAGGAATTGTTGAAACCACCATAGCCCGTAAAAAATATGGTAAGAGTACCGGTGCCATCAGTGCTCTTTTCACATTTCTATTAATCAATGGTTATGGATGGTTCGGACCGGGCTTGATATTTCCCAAAGAACCGGTAACCCTGAGTTTAATCACTATCATTGCAATAATATTGACAATTCAAGCTGCATTTCCTATTTTCGTCAACCATATTCTCTTCGTATTAGTTCCCGGTATATTCACCCGGATTATTAGAATATTGGTGAGAACTCCCTCTGAAATGATCCTAAAACCGCTTGAAACAGAAGGAAAGGAGATTGACAGGCAAGCTGATGAAATTTTCTTGGATGAACTAACCGTGCCCCTGGTATCTATTCCTGATGTAAATGGGGAAAAAATAAAGAGTTATATTGGTTTAGTTGTTGGAGAATCAATAACACAAGAAAAAGAACCTGAAAAACGGTTATTAAAAATTTTAAAGATGATCGAACCCGCTCAACTGGAGGATATGAATCTAGGAGAGGCCCGAAAGGGCGCCATATCCTGCATGCTCGAAAATGCGGAGCTAATGGGAGCAAATGCAGTGGTAGAAGTTTTAATTGACTATGTTTCCATGGGTGGGTTACAAGGTAGCGTAACCATAGTAACAGCCACCGGGACTGCGGTTATAGTTGAAGATGGACGGGTTATGGAAAAAATATCAGAAGATGGAGAAAAGCTGTCTGAAAATTCTGTACCCCTATTGGGTGAAGAAATAGTTTATAAAGTTAATGAAAACGTTTCAGGTGGTGGTGAAAGTATCACAAAAAAGGATGAACAAATAAATGGATATATAAATCATACAGCGAGCACTGATGATTTATCCAGTGAAACTGACCTATTACAGGATGAACAAAGTCATCAGCTAATAAGTGATTTTGAACTTTCCACGAGAGATGAGTTCGGAGAGGAGCTTGAAAAAAGATTTCTAAATGTATTGGAGGATTTGGAAGATATTGGCAAGTCTCACGAGAGAGAATACACTAACAGAAAAATCAATCCAAGAGAGAATATTACAAAATTAGTTAATAAATCTGAGTATGCGAGGAGGATTGCTATGAAAATAAAAGAAGAAATTGTTGGGAAAGAAGTTGTAGATGTCAATGCACTTGTAATTGGTAAAGTAAGAGATGTGGAAGTAAACTTCGAAACCAAAACCCTGGAAGCATTCATAGTTGGGGGAGGAGGATTCTTAGAAGGTCTTGGAAGTTCTAAAAATGATGTTAGAATTCCTCAGGACATGGTAATCGCTATTGGGGACAAAATACTGGTGAAAACAGAGAACCAATCAACAATATAA
- a CDS encoding heavy metal-binding domain-containing protein: MLILTSPTIEGKKINEYYGLVTGDALLGANLYKDLFSGVRDVVGGRTSKYEEELTTARNLALKSMEEKAQEKGANAIIGTRVAYHNLGGTMGNTIMVTVVGTAVSFQE, translated from the coding sequence ATGTTGATCTTAACATCACCAACTATTGAAGGGAAAAAAATAAATGAATATTATGGTTTAGTAACTGGAGATGCTCTTTTGGGAGCAAATTTATATAAAGATCTGTTCTCTGGAGTTAGAGATGTGGTGGGTGGAAGAACATCTAAATATGAAGAAGAACTCACAACAGCAAGAAACCTGGCACTTAAGAGTATGGAAGAAAAAGCTCAAGAAAAAGGTGCTAATGCAATCATAGGGACTCGTGTGGCATACCATAACCTGGGAGGTACCATGGGAAACACCATAATGGTCACAGTGGTGGGAACTGCAGTTTCTTTCCAGGAATAA
- a CDS encoding AI-2E family transporter produces the protein MMDFKTPPYTRQIMLIAFIFLAIIGLKYSSEILGPILLSIFLAIIIYPVLMWLKKKDLSYNQSVIVTLVGTLAVGLAILWFLMVSLVQLVKELPDFTINSSGILAQYGNEIIKFIVTNIPIENITGLIATGTFILFAVIFLVYELPLIKVRLVNGLGADNPTLTKIFDIVEANITYFIIRAKVNFIYGIGVSAILFVFDINFAILWGLLTFALGFIPYLGIIIAAIPPVLVAWAKYGIWGAIAMGLFFIIINTVAESYIFPRLTGKGLQMSVFVVFVSLFVWGWILGPTGFLIGVPLTLIVIKYLENYDETRWLALLMTSEAEEDDSKGKKS, from the coding sequence ATGATGGATTTTAAAACACCGCCTTACACGCGGCAAATCATGTTAATAGCATTTATTTTTCTTGCAATTATAGGATTGAAATATAGTTCTGAGATTTTAGGACCTATATTACTTTCAATATTCCTTGCTATTATTATATACCCTGTTTTAATGTGGCTTAAGAAAAAAGACCTTTCCTACAACCAGTCAGTAATAGTAACCTTGGTTGGAACATTGGCTGTGGGGTTGGCAATTTTATGGTTTCTCATGGTTTCACTAGTCCAATTAGTAAAAGAACTACCTGATTTCACCATTAACTCTTCGGGTATTCTAGCTCAATATGGGAATGAAATAATAAAATTCATTGTCACCAATATACCCATAGAGAATATTACTGGACTTATTGCCACAGGAACTTTTATTCTCTTTGCAGTCATATTCCTGGTCTATGAGCTTCCACTGATAAAAGTAAGACTTGTTAATGGATTAGGTGCAGATAATCCTACTCTGACTAAGATATTTGATATTGTTGAAGCTAACATCACTTACTTCATAATCCGGGCAAAAGTAAACTTCATTTATGGAATAGGTGTTTCAGCTATTCTTTTTGTTTTTGACATTAACTTTGCAATTCTTTGGGGATTGTTAACTTTTGCCCTGGGATTTATTCCATATTTGGGTATTATAATTGCAGCAATACCTCCGGTATTAGTAGCATGGGCTAAATATGGTATATGGGGAGCTATAGCAATGGGTCTCTTCTTTATCATTATTAATACCGTAGCTGAAAGTTATATATTCCCCAGATTAACTGGAAAAGGACTTCAGATGTCAGTTTTTGTGGTATTTGTTTCATTATTTGTATGGGGCTGGATTTTAGGACCCACCGGATTTTTAATAGGAGTACCTTTGACCTTGATTGTAATAAAGTATCTGGAAAATTATGATGAAACTCGCTGGTTAGCCTTACTCATGACCAGTGAAGCGGAAGAAGATGATAGTAAAGGAAAGAAATCATAA
- a CDS encoding YkgJ family cysteine cluster protein, producing the protein MLRDLLIDKELFKTLREKSLESDEGGVNTTEEVELLEKAVFNRLKKKRSVKKYKKLGVSKGDLKEIIQLADIISLDALGGPSNYELAKEHQEWCTICGRCCRESESIFIHKDELNVLLTFNPDLEKGIIRNKLYPEHFELKDIQPCKFIDDETNKCGIYDSRPQVCRSYPLVLIESNGKAKNIINLRYKCNYSVNLILEKSMILFDEAIRRLKEKSN; encoded by the coding sequence ATGTTAAGAGATCTTCTTATTGATAAAGAACTGTTTAAAACCCTCAGAGAGAAGTCCCTGGAATCTGATGAGGGTGGAGTAAATACCACTGAAGAGGTTGAACTCCTGGAGAAAGCTGTCTTCAATAGATTGAAAAAGAAAAGATCTGTTAAAAAGTACAAGAAATTAGGGGTCAGTAAAGGGGACCTTAAGGAAATAATCCAACTTGCAGACATCATCAGCTTAGATGCACTGGGCGGTCCATCTAACTATGAACTGGCCAAGGAACATCAGGAATGGTGCACCATTTGTGGAAGATGCTGTAGGGAATCTGAATCCATTTTCATACACAAGGATGAACTCAATGTACTCCTCACTTTCAACCCGGATTTGGAAAAGGGAATTATCCGAAACAAACTCTACCCTGAACACTTCGAACTTAAGGACATCCAACCCTGCAAATTCATTGATGATGAGACCAACAAGTGCGGGATATACGATTCAAGACCACAGGTCTGTCGGAGCTATCCCTTGGTACTCATTGAATCAAATGGTAAAGCCAAAAACATCATCAATCTACGTTACAAATGCAATTACTCCGTTAATCTGATCCTGGAAAAGTCAATGATACTATTTGATGAGGCTATCCGGAGACTGAAAGAAAAAAGTAATTAA
- a CDS encoding pyridoxamine 5'-phosphate oxidase family protein, which yields MQRDCKDKEKIEKFLINTRTGVIGMNGDDFPYAVPVNFVWYDGSIIFHGMGSGKKVQILSSEPPVCFTVYEEYGTVTDPMPCHADTSYMSVMIFGKVEKVVDFEEAASALQKLVEKYTPGYYKKPLTSKLIENYRSSFDENAVSVYRLTPEDMTAKENQADENELFKNE from the coding sequence GTGCAGAGAGATTGCAAAGATAAAGAGAAAATAGAAAAGTTCCTAATTAATACAAGGACCGGTGTAATTGGAATGAATGGTGATGATTTTCCATACGCTGTTCCTGTGAACTTCGTCTGGTATGATGGTTCAATAATTTTCCATGGAATGGGTTCTGGGAAAAAGGTACAGATTCTTTCATCAGAACCACCAGTCTGCTTTACAGTATATGAAGAATACGGAACAGTGACCGATCCAATGCCCTGCCATGCTGATACTTCATACATGAGTGTAATGATCTTTGGAAAAGTGGAGAAGGTTGTTGATTTTGAAGAGGCAGCTTCGGCTCTTCAGAAACTGGTTGAAAAATATACCCCGGGTTATTACAAGAAGCCCTTAACCAGCAAGCTGATTGAAAATTATCGGTCCTCCTTTGATGAAAATGCGGTTTCTGTCTATCGGCTAACACCTGAAGATATGACAGCAAAAGAAAACCAGGCCGATGAAAACGAACTTTTCAAAAATGAATGA
- the fdhD gene encoding formate dehydrogenase accessory sulfurtransferase FdhD yields MDHSATSPLDLEVWEAMKPYFTDSFGNPSTLYLLGREARTAMENARKQVASIIGALPEEVYFTSGGTESDNLAILGTAYSLKNRGNHIITSSIEHPAVLEVCKHLENEGFKVSFLPMGTDGIVNVADVEDAITDKTILITVMHANNEIGTIQPIKRIGKIAREKGIVFHTDAVQSIGRIPVNVKELKVDLLSISAHKLYGPKGVGALYIRKGVKLEPLFHGGGHEKGIRPGTENVPGIVGLGKACQVAEENLEQNIKHITQLRDRLIRGILEGIGEVQLNGHPLKRLPGNAHFSFKNVRGEPLTFLLDANGVNASTGSACSTKKVEPSHVLLAMGLDEEDANGSLRLTLGKENTFEDIDLAIKTIKQAVEKLRTPASVGGMTEIVPIQRYSSVSEQDFSGKMSDQPQKPGLINGEDEIVIDEQVNLIINEKFSRSFSISPDALEEFATGYLLGEGLVASIEVIKKIEIDGLNINVEINLADFDIKDLVVGSDCFGGWRRKIETINRVESEFTVTKDDIFNAIEKLRDEARVWQNTGGAHVAGMVYQGKFISREDVSRHVAADKVIGAAALEKVNFSQAFMVYSGRMPADMMIKLARVGVPIIASNAAPTSSGYSVAFKAGITMIGFLRGNRFNIYTNPQRILIE; encoded by the coding sequence TTGGACCATTCAGCCACATCTCCCCTTGATCTGGAGGTGTGGGAAGCAATGAAGCCTTATTTTACAGATTCCTTTGGCAATCCATCCACTCTCTACTTATTGGGAAGAGAGGCCAGAACTGCCATGGAAAACGCCCGTAAACAGGTTGCATCAATTATTGGTGCCCTCCCTGAAGAGGTTTATTTCACTAGTGGTGGTACAGAATCAGACAACCTGGCCATATTAGGAACTGCCTATAGCTTGAAAAATAGGGGAAACCATATTATAACTTCCTCCATTGAACACCCTGCAGTTCTGGAGGTCTGTAAACACCTTGAAAATGAAGGATTTAAAGTTTCTTTTCTACCAATGGGTACTGATGGTATTGTTAATGTAGCTGATGTTGAAGATGCAATCACTGATAAAACTATTCTAATCACAGTTATGCACGCCAACAATGAGATCGGTACCATTCAGCCCATAAAACGAATTGGGAAGATAGCCCGGGAGAAAGGTATTGTCTTCCACACTGATGCAGTGCAAAGTATTGGTAGAATACCAGTTAATGTGAAAGAATTAAAGGTTGATCTCTTATCTATTTCTGCCCATAAACTCTACGGACCCAAAGGAGTCGGAGCCCTGTACATCAGAAAAGGAGTAAAACTTGAACCATTATTCCATGGTGGAGGTCATGAAAAGGGGATACGCCCAGGTACTGAGAATGTTCCTGGAATTGTGGGGTTGGGTAAGGCCTGCCAGGTGGCAGAAGAAAACCTTGAACAGAATATTAAACATATTACCCAATTAAGGGACCGGCTCATCAGGGGAATTCTGGAAGGAATTGGTGAAGTACAGTTAAACGGCCATCCCCTGAAACGGTTACCGGGCAATGCACATTTTAGTTTTAAAAATGTGAGGGGAGAACCTTTAACATTCCTCCTGGACGCTAATGGAGTGAATGCTTCAACCGGGTCAGCCTGCTCCACCAAGAAAGTGGAACCATCCCATGTCCTGCTGGCCATGGGGCTGGATGAGGAAGATGCCAATGGCTCCCTCCGGTTAACACTGGGGAAGGAGAACACCTTTGAAGACATTGATCTTGCCATCAAAACCATTAAGCAAGCAGTGGAGAAACTGAGAACTCCGGCTAGTGTAGGGGGAATGACTGAAATCGTTCCTATACAGCGTTACAGTAGTGTTTCTGAACAGGATTTCTCAGGCAAAATGTCTGATCAGCCTCAAAAACCCGGTTTAATTAATGGGGAGGATGAAATTGTTATTGATGAACAGGTGAACCTGATTATCAATGAAAAATTCTCACGGAGCTTTTCCATAAGCCCGGATGCCCTGGAAGAATTTGCCACTGGCTACCTCCTGGGTGAAGGCCTGGTTGCAAGTATAGAGGTTATAAAAAAGATAGAAATTGATGGGCTGAACATTAACGTGGAGATCAACCTGGCTGATTTTGATATAAAGGATCTGGTGGTGGGCTCGGACTGTTTCGGTGGGTGGAGACGGAAGATAGAAACCATCAACCGGGTGGAATCAGAATTTACTGTTACAAAGGATGATATTTTCAATGCCATTGAAAAATTAAGGGATGAAGCTCGGGTATGGCAGAATACCGGCGGGGCACATGTTGCAGGCATGGTTTATCAGGGTAAATTCATTTCCCGTGAAGATGTCAGTCGTCATGTAGCTGCTGATAAAGTTATAGGGGCCGCTGCACTGGAGAAGGTTAACTTTTCACAGGCGTTCATGGTTTACAGTGGTCGGATGCCTGCGGACATGATGATAAAACTGGCCAGGGTGGGAGTTCCCATAATCGCATCCAATGCCGCACCAACCTCATCCGGTTACTCGGTGGCTTTTAAGGCAGGGATAACCATGATCGGATTTTTAAGGGGGAACCGGTTTAATATTTACACCAATCCCCAGAGGATATTGATAGAATAA
- the nifU gene encoding Fe-S cluster assembly scaffold protein NifU, translated as MYSEKVMDHFSNPRNVGEIEDASGVGTEGNPVCGDLMTIYIKVEDDIITDIKFKTFGCGAAIATSSMITEMAMGKTIDEALKITRNDVADELEGLPPVKMHCSNLAADALKAAIEDYKKKQAGESSEDETSE; from the coding sequence ATGTACAGTGAAAAAGTAATGGACCATTTTTCCAACCCCCGGAATGTCGGTGAAATAGAAGATGCCAGTGGTGTGGGAACTGAAGGAAACCCCGTATGTGGGGACCTGATGACTATTTACATCAAGGTAGAAGATGATATAATAACCGATATAAAATTCAAAACATTCGGTTGCGGAGCAGCAATAGCCACCAGCAGTATGATAACCGAGATGGCAATGGGTAAAACCATAGATGAAGCCCTGAAGATCACGAGAAATGATGTTGCTGATGAATTGGAAGGACTGCCACCAGTAAAGATGCACTGTTCTAACCTGGCAGCAGATGCTCTAAAAGCAGCCATTGAAGACTACAAAAAGAAACAGGCCGGAGAATCTTCTGAGGATGAAACCTCAGAATAA
- the nifS gene encoding cysteine desulfurase NifS, with translation MSYMDHSATSPVNPEVLEAMLPYFTESFGNASTLYALGREARTAMENGRKQVASLIGAKPEEVYFTSGGTESDNIAIKGTVSRLKHKGNHIITSAIEHPAVEETCKYLEKKGYKVTYLPVGEDGIVKVSDVESAINDETILITIMHANNEIGTIQPIKGIGALAREKGIYFHTDAVQSVGKIPVNVENLNVDMLSISAHKLYGPKGIGALYIKKGVRVDPLLHGGGHERGIRPGTENVPGIVGLGKACQLAEENLNKNFEYVTSLRDRLIKGVLGEIEQSYLNGHPTTRLPNNANFRFSSIEGESLVLQLDAKGINASTGSACSSKKLEPSHVLMALGLKEVDAHGSLRISLGTENTQEDIDYTITAISEVVERLRSMSPLWCPAKED, from the coding sequence ATGAGTTATATGGATCATTCTGCAACATCACCCGTTAACCCAGAAGTGCTGGAGGCCATGCTACCTTACTTCACAGAATCATTTGGAAATGCCTCTACTTTATACGCCCTGGGAAGGGAAGCCAGAACTGCCATGGAAAATGGCAGGAAACAGGTGGCATCACTCATAGGTGCCAAACCAGAGGAAGTGTATTTCACCAGTGGAGGCACAGAATCAGACAACATAGCAATCAAAGGAACTGTCAGCCGACTTAAACACAAGGGCAACCACATCATCACCAGTGCCATAGAACACCCGGCAGTGGAAGAAACCTGTAAATACCTGGAAAAAAAAGGATACAAAGTTACCTATCTTCCAGTGGGTGAGGATGGAATTGTTAAAGTCTCTGATGTGGAATCAGCAATTAATGATGAGACCATACTCATTACCATTATGCATGCCAACAATGAAATCGGCACAATCCAGCCCATCAAAGGAATAGGTGCACTGGCTCGGGAAAAAGGTATCTACTTTCATACTGATGCAGTGCAGAGCGTGGGTAAAATACCAGTCAATGTGGAAAACCTGAACGTGGACATGCTTTCCATATCCGCCCATAAACTCTACGGACCCAAGGGAATCGGAGCCCTCTACATCAAGAAGGGAGTAAGGGTAGATCCCCTGCTCCACGGCGGAGGCCACGAGAGAGGGATACGTCCTGGAACTGAGAATGTTCCTGGAATTGTGGGATTGGGTAAGGCCTGTCAGCTGGCAGAAGAAAACTTAAACAAGAACTTTGAATATGTAACCTCATTGAGGGACAGGTTAATAAAGGGAGTCCTGGGGGAGATTGAACAATCCTACCTCAACGGACACCCCACCACAAGACTTCCCAACAATGCCAACTTCCGCTTCAGTAGTATTGAGGGGGAATCACTGGTACTACAATTGGATGCCAAGGGAATTAACGCTTCCACCGGGTCAGCATGTTCATCCAAGAAACTGGAACCATCCCACGTCCTGATGGCCCTTGGACTCAAGGAAGTGGATGCTCATGGGTCGCTGCGTATAAGCCTTGGCACTGAAAACACGCAGGAAGATATTGATTACACTATTACTGCCATTAGTGAAGTAGTTGAAAGATTAAGAAGTATGTCTCCACTTTGGTGTCCAGCCAAAGAAGATTAA
- a CDS encoding homoserine O-acetyltransferase, whose protein sequence is MKKESVGVVETKYYNLSEKLILEGGYSLKDVTIAYETYGTLNKQKSNAILVCHALSGDAHVAGWHGGDRKPGWWDNIIGPGKCLDTDRYFIICSNVLGGCQGSTGPSSINPETGKPYALNFPIITIKDMVKAQKKLIDHLQIKQLFSVVGGSMGGMQVLQWCVSYPDMVRSAIPIATTSYSSPQQIAFNEVGRRAIISDPHWNEGNYYDGEFPDSGLALARMIGHITYLSNESMYEKFGRRLQDKEEYSFDFSTDFEVESYLHYQGDTFTKRFDANSYLYISKAIDYFDLTENGTVSLSDAFKNVKSRVLVISVDSDWLYTPAESKEIVMALTANEVDVSYCQIKSSYGHDAFLLEAGQLSYIINGFYSETLVVDVMTLNAATITEDSSIEEAAELMLDEKVTHLPVVSEDFRMLGIVTAWDISKAVALKYNKLDEIMTRDVVTALPQDPIELAARKMRKHNISSLPVVNDHGNVLGLITTDHISTLIAGDKY, encoded by the coding sequence ATGAAAAAAGAATCTGTTGGCGTTGTAGAAACTAAATACTACAATCTATCTGAAAAATTAATACTAGAGGGTGGATACAGTCTAAAAGATGTTACTATAGCTTATGAAACCTATGGAACACTGAACAAGCAGAAAAGTAATGCTATTTTAGTCTGTCATGCCCTATCAGGTGATGCTCATGTGGCAGGATGGCATGGGGGAGACCGGAAACCTGGCTGGTGGGATAACATAATCGGCCCTGGCAAATGCCTGGACACCGACCGATACTTCATCATCTGCTCCAATGTCTTAGGAGGATGCCAGGGATCAACTGGACCATCATCCATAAACCCTGAAACCGGGAAACCATACGCACTAAACTTCCCTATAATCACCATAAAAGACATGGTGAAAGCCCAGAAAAAATTAATCGACCACCTCCAAATCAAACAACTATTCTCAGTGGTAGGCGGATCCATGGGTGGTATGCAGGTCCTCCAGTGGTGTGTATCCTACCCGGACATGGTCAGATCAGCCATACCCATTGCCACTACATCTTATTCATCACCTCAACAAATAGCCTTCAATGAAGTGGGGAGAAGGGCCATAATCAGTGACCCCCACTGGAATGAGGGTAATTATTATGATGGAGAATTCCCAGACAGCGGCCTGGCACTGGCCCGTATGATTGGCCACATAACTTACCTCAGCAACGAATCAATGTATGAGAAGTTCGGAAGAAGACTCCAGGATAAAGAAGAGTACAGTTTTGATTTTTCCACAGACTTTGAAGTGGAAAGCTACCTTCACTACCAGGGAGACACTTTCACCAAGCGATTTGATGCCAACTCCTATCTCTACATTTCCAAAGCTATTGACTATTTTGATCTGACAGAAAACGGAACAGTATCACTATCGGATGCATTCAAAAATGTTAAATCCAGAGTACTGGTAATATCAGTTGATTCAGACTGGCTTTACACGCCAGCTGAGTCTAAAGAGATAGTAATGGCCCTGACTGCCAATGAAGTGGATGTCAGTTACTGCCAGATCAAATCAAGCTATGGTCACGATGCATTCCTACTCGAAGCTGGACAGTTAAGTTACATTATAAACGGATTTTACAGTGAAACACTGGTGGTGGATGTTATGACCCTCAATGCAGCCACTATAACAGAAGATTCAAGTATTGAAGAAGCAGCAGAGTTAATGCTGGATGAGAAAGTCACCCATCTACCTGTGGTTTCAGAAGACTTTAGAATGTTGGGAATTGTAACTGCATGGGACATTTCCAAAGCAGTAGCTCTCAAATACAATAAACTGGACGAAATCATGACCCGTGATGTTGTTACTGCCCTGCCACAGGATCCAATCGAATTAGCTGCACGGAAGATGAGAAAACATAATATATCTTCACTGCCAGTGGTCAATGATCATGGGAATGTTTTAGGTCTCATAACCACGGATCACATAAGCACCCTAATTGCTGGGGACAAATATTAA